In Kangiella koreensis DSM 16069, the DNA window TTTCATAAACTTACCCAAATTTCTGTTCAGAAATCTTTGCTTTTGATTGCCAATGTTTTTGAAAACTAGAGCTTTCAGACAAAAAAATCAAGTGATTTATTGTCCAGTAAAAAGCCTTTATTTTAAAAGCATTAACGCCAGCCTTTCGGCCTAAACTTGTGGACAAAGAGGCCAACTATAAAGACAAAGCCGGAAAGGGTCAACAAATGTCTCGGGCTAATTAACAATTCGTTATGCAACAGATAACTTTAACTTATATATTCATACGAGCCGTTAAATAGCTTTAGAAACTCCGTAATTAAAAGTTGATACTACCGCTTAACTTTATGTATTTTGGGCTTTGGAAAGTATATGGAACCAAGCCCCTAGCATCTAAATCCATGGATTGAGACAAAGAATCTTCAAGGTGTGCAGCACCCAGTAAATTCATTAAATCAATACGTATAACTAATCCGGTTTTATTCCACTTAGTCTGATATTGAAGACCAATATCAAGTGTTGTGTCCTCAAATTTGAAATTGCTAGCAGGTGACGACTCGAATGCAAACTGACTTTCTTGTTTATTCACATTAGCACCTACAGTCCAATCCTCAGCAAAACGCATTCCACCGTATAGTGAGTAAGAGTTGGTTTCAAACGGCGTTACTTGTTTACTTAAATCAATAGCTTGTTGCTGATAAAGGCCTTTACTCTGCTCCACAGAAGCACCAAGAGCAAAGTTACTACTTAGCTGGCGGCTTATCTTGATTTCAATACCTTCAAGATTTTGCTGGAACCCTTCAATCCCAGAAAGGTTAGACATTAGGTTAATCGCTTCAGGCGCACCGTCTTGGTTAAAATCATAAAAAAAGCGATAGCTGCTAGAGCTACTCTTATCTTGCATTTGAGCAAGAGCTGATTCAGTAGTTACCAGATCAAAGTCAGACTTAAGGTAGCTGATAGTTACATCCCAGCCATCATGAACTTCTTGGTTAAAACCAAAGGCTAAAGAGCTTGCATCCAGTTGCTTACCATTCAGTATTGAATTAACAGGGTTCTCAAAACTTACTGATACAGGCAGAGTTTGCCTGCCATAATTAACAAAAAACTGTGATGTTTGGTTGGGCAAGTCATAGCCCGCTGATATGTTTGTATTGGGCGACTCAGATGCCCCAGAGCTTGATAAGTCTAAGGAGACTAGCCATTCACCTTGGGCATCATTTTTAATGCTGAAGGAAACTGGGTCACTTTTTGTCAAGCTTGTACCTAACACGCCAAACTCATTATTAGGTAATAAACTAACGCTAATATCGTTTGCAGACACACGAATACTTTGGTCATCAATTACAAAAGGCGACTTCCCCAGCGACCTTGGAGATGCTGTAGGGCTCAATGTCAATAAGTCTTGGCTCATGATTGAATCACCAGGCAGAACCTCTTTCGCATAGTTACTTGACGCAAAAGAAGCCACTAACGCTATAACCATGCCGCTCACCACAGGCGTACGAAACGGTTTAGATTTTCGACTTATAATCATTGCACAACTCTTTATTAAGTATTTGTAGACTAGCTAAAACTCCCCGCACGACCTAAAAACCCTTTTGGATTCAATAGGTTAAGCTAGAATAATCTGGTTAAAGCTTATTCATTAGGCCGTAGTCCAGTATAGGTAAATGCTTGATTCCTTTCAACTTCCAGAGTTGTAAAATTAGGTAAACCTCACATGTTTAATGTCTAACTTGCTGTATTTCGTCAGATTATTCATTCACTTGCCTATTCATGCCAATTTAACATTGGTATGATTGTCATTATCTACACAGGGCATTCTTGCTGCATGAGCATAAAGCAAACCACAAAATCAATAACTAGCGCGCTATTTTGCGGCCTTATATGCTGGTCTTGTCAGCCAAATCCTGCCCCCCAGCAGGCAAAAAACAATAATGATTTGTTGGTCTATTGCTCAGAGGGAAGTCCGGATGCTTTTAACCCTCAGTTAGTCAGCTCAGGCACATCCTATGATGCAACTGCTCATACCATATACAACCAGCTCGTTACCTACACTCCAGGCACAACTGACATTGCCCCAGGCCTTGCTGCCTCTTGGCAGATTAGTGACGATGGCACCCGCTATCGCTTTCAGCTTAAAAGGGATGTGTTCTTTCATGGCAATGACGTTTTCACACCAACTCGCCCGTTAAACGCTGATGACGTCATTTTCAGCTTTAATCGCCAACGCTTAAGCGAACATCCGTTTCATTCCGTATCCGGAGGTCGCTATCCGTACTTTTATTCTCAAGGACTTGATCAGCTAATTCTGGATATTCAAAAAGTCGACGAGTATCAGGTAGATTTTATTCTTTCGCGACCAGAAAGCCCTTTTCTTGCAATCTTAGCCACTCCCTTTGCCTCGATATTATCCGCTGAATATGCTGGTTTGCTACTGGCCCAAGGTAGGCCAGAATGGATAGATAGCAAGCCAATAGGAACAGGACCATACCGACTTAAACGTTACGAGCCTGACTCACATATCCGTTATGAGGCGTTTGATAACTATTTTGCTGGACCAGCAAAGATTGAAAATCTGGTCTACTCCATAACTCCTGATGCGGCGATGCGCTTTGCCAGATTCAGTGCCGGTGAATGCGATATCATGAGCAACCCTTTACCAGTGCACTTAAGAATTGCACGCCAAAACAAATTCTCTATTTTGGAAGTGCCAGGCCTTAATGTTGCCTACTGGGCCTTTAATGTGGAAAAGCCACCCTTCCATGACCCAAAAGTTCGTAAAGCACTATCTATGGCTATAAATCGCGATGCGATTTTGAAAGCCGTCTACGACAGACAGGCCCAACTCGCAACCAGCCCTATTCCACCCTCCTCCTGGGCCTACAATAAACAGGTCACCAGAGTGCGCCATAACAGCCAGCAGGCTAAGCAACTTTTGGCAGAAGCTGGTTATGAAAACGGCTTTTCTATAGACATCTGGGCAATGCCTATCCAGAGAGCCTATAACCCTAATGCACGCAAAATGGCTGAAATGATGCAGCAGGATTTAGAAAAAATTGGCGTTAAGGCACGGATCATAAGCTATGAATGGGGAACCTTTCTTGCTCGTGTTAGCCAAGGACTACACCACAGTGTTTTGTTAGGCTGGAACGCTGATAATGGCGACCCCAGTAACTTCCTCAACCCATTACTCAGTTGTGCCTCAGCCAGAAGCGGCA includes these proteins:
- a CDS encoding ABC transporter substrate-binding protein, whose product is MSIKQTTKSITSALFCGLICWSCQPNPAPQQAKNNNDLLVYCSEGSPDAFNPQLVSSGTSYDATAHTIYNQLVTYTPGTTDIAPGLAASWQISDDGTRYRFQLKRDVFFHGNDVFTPTRPLNADDVIFSFNRQRLSEHPFHSVSGGRYPYFYSQGLDQLILDIQKVDEYQVDFILSRPESPFLAILATPFASILSAEYAGLLLAQGRPEWIDSKPIGTGPYRLKRYEPDSHIRYEAFDNYFAGPAKIENLVYSITPDAAMRFARFSAGECDIMSNPLPVHLRIARQNKFSILEVPGLNVAYWAFNVEKPPFHDPKVRKALSMAINRDAILKAVYDRQAQLATSPIPPSSWAYNKQVTRVRHNSQQAKQLLAEAGYENGFSIDIWAMPIQRAYNPNARKMAEMMQQDLEKIGVKARIISYEWGTFLARVSQGLHHSVLLGWNADNGDPSNFLNPLLSCASARSGNNYAKWCHPEFDQLILNASKSSDLEQRKEYYFKAQTLFKEESPWLTIAHANKSLLSQQNIKGLVISPVGNIEFDKVSLEFTPSTSSLPAPEEETN
- a CDS encoding TonB-dependent receptor encodes the protein MIISRKSKPFRTPVVSGMVIALVASFASSNYAKEVLPGDSIMSQDLLTLSPTASPRSLGKSPFVIDDQSIRVSANDISVSLLPNNEFGVLGTSLTKSDPVSFSIKNDAQGEWLVSLDLSSSGASESPNTNISAGYDLPNQTSQFFVNYGRQTLPVSVSFENPVNSILNGKQLDASSLAFGFNQEVHDGWDVTISYLKSDFDLVTTESALAQMQDKSSSSSYRFFYDFNQDGAPEAINLMSNLSGIEGFQQNLEGIEIKISRQLSSNFALGASVEQSKGLYQQQAIDLSKQVTPFETNSYSLYGGMRFAEDWTVGANVNKQESQFAFESSPASNFKFEDTTLDIGLQYQTKWNKTGLVIRIDLMNLLGAAHLEDSLSQSMDLDARGLVPYTFQSPKYIKLSGSINF